From a region of the [Eubacterium] eligens ATCC 27750 genome:
- a CDS encoding methyl-accepting chemotaxis protein gives MDKLHSHNYLIVLVGTIALSVMTFFSEGINIRAFIGIGIMLASLIAAGIGKFLIQNHFIKALLINLTPSIATFVYAFVLGGNSVAFLANFVFLSMMALYFDKKYIIYYSVPVANIALICTIFFPFVIDGANYDRVDAFTKVFLFDLVAIILYKAVDRGRELLSQSEETLSTINSNSHAANDIAINLNSAIENCKNGLDNLSEQATKVNEAASQMNTVIDDTTNATISVTERIQDATDEINKNYELSKELDAGFEKVDTSVRAGNNEVNVVKNTLSEMAETVGSARGAMSELMNEMSKITSILEEINAIAAQTNLLSLNASIEAARAGEHGKGFAVVADEIRHLSEQSSEAADNIHKIINGLSGMTDEVSNRVNAGAESANDVVSKMDTLVNVLTGINDSTEVAHDLVREQYKVIESVRTAFDSVNSDIQTLVATSEENAAMISNISESIRQQEEAVSNVDDGIEHVLKLSGELKEHFN, from the coding sequence GTTGGAACAATTGCATTATCAGTTATGACATTTTTTTCAGAAGGGATTAATATCCGTGCATTTATCGGAATTGGCATAATGCTTGCCAGTCTTATTGCTGCCGGTATTGGTAAGTTCTTAATTCAGAATCATTTTATTAAAGCTTTGCTCATTAATCTTACGCCTTCAATTGCTACATTTGTATATGCTTTTGTTTTAGGCGGCAACTCAGTTGCATTTCTTGCCAACTTTGTATTTCTATCAATGATGGCATTATATTTTGATAAGAAGTACATTATATATTACTCTGTTCCTGTTGCTAATATTGCACTTATATGTACCATATTTTTCCCATTCGTTATTGATGGGGCTAATTACGACAGAGTAGATGCCTTTACAAAGGTATTCCTTTTTGACCTTGTTGCTATTATTTTATACAAAGCTGTTGACAGAGGACGAGAGCTTCTTTCTCAGAGTGAAGAAACACTATCTACTATTAACAGCAACTCACATGCAGCCAATGACATAGCCATTAATCTTAATTCAGCTATCGAAAATTGTAAGAACGGTCTTGATAACTTATCTGAACAGGCAACTAAGGTAAATGAAGCTGCTTCTCAGATGAATACCGTTATTGACGATACAACCAATGCAACTATATCTGTAACTGAGAGAATTCAGGATGCCACCGATGAAATCAATAAGAATTATGAGCTTTCCAAAGAGCTTGATGCTGGCTTCGAAAAAGTTGATACATCAGTCAGAGCCGGTAATAACGAAGTAAATGTTGTTAAAAACACTCTTTCGGAGATGGCAGAAACTGTTGGCTCTGCCAGAGGAGCTATGTCTGAGCTTATGAACGAGATGTCTAAGATTACTTCAATTCTTGAAGAAATCAACGCAATTGCAGCCCAGACTAATCTTCTTTCTCTTAATGCCTCAATTGAAGCCGCAAGAGCCGGTGAACATGGTAAAGGATTTGCTGTAGTTGCAGATGAAATCCGTCATCTTTCTGAACAGAGTTCAGAAGCTGCAGACAATATACACAAAATCATTAACGGTCTTTCAGGTATGACAGATGAAGTTTCTAACCGCGTGAATGCAGGTGCTGAATCAGCTAATGATGTTGTTTCCAAGATGGACACTCTTGTCAATGTCCTCACCGGAATCAATGATTCAACAGAAGTTGCACACGATCTTGTAAGAGAACAGTATAAGGTAATCGAATCTGTCAGGACAGCTTTTGACAGCGTTAACTCAGACATTCAGACGCTTGTTGCTACCTCTGAAGAGAACGCTGCAATGATATCTAATATTTCAGAGAGCATCCGCCAGCAGGAAGAAGCCGTTTCGAATGTTGACGATGGCATCGAGCATGTCTTAAAGCTTTCTGGTGAATTAAAAGAACATTTTAATTAA
- a CDS encoding PTS transporter subunit IIC, with translation MWEKFKTFLKRKDIEVSVKRYGIDALGAMAQGLFCSLLIGTILNTLGTQLHIGFLTNTVATVSGVNYTVGGLASAMSGPAMAVAIGYALKCPPLVLFSLITVGFASNALGGAGGPLAVYFVAIIAAEAGKMISKETKIDILVTPLVTIGVGTGVAALIAPALGKAAMKIGELIMLATNLQPFLMGIAVSVLVGIALTLPISSAAICAAFGLTGLAGGAAVAGCCAQMVGFAVMSFKENRWGGLVSQGIGTSMLQMGNIIKNPRIWIAPIVTSAITGPMATCLFKLQMNGTPVSSGMGTCGLVGQIGVYSGWIADIANGTKAAITGFDWAGMILISFILPAVICPLINMLLKKIGWVKDGDMKLS, from the coding sequence ATGTGGGAGAAATTTAAGACATTTCTGAAGCGGAAGGATATTGAAGTTTCAGTTAAAAGGTATGGTATTGATGCACTGGGTGCGATGGCACAGGGATTGTTCTGTTCGTTGCTTATAGGAACGATTCTTAATACGCTGGGAACACAGCTGCATATTGGTTTTCTTACTAATACTGTGGCAACAGTGAGCGGTGTCAATTATACAGTTGGAGGGCTTGCGTCAGCAATGAGCGGACCGGCAATGGCAGTGGCAATCGGTTATGCACTGAAATGCCCTCCACTTGTACTGTTTTCACTTATAACTGTTGGATTTGCATCTAATGCACTTGGCGGTGCAGGTGGTCCGCTTGCAGTATATTTTGTTGCCATTATTGCAGCAGAAGCAGGTAAGATGATTTCTAAAGAAACTAAGATAGATATTCTTGTTACACCGCTTGTTACTATAGGTGTTGGAACAGGAGTAGCGGCTCTTATTGCACCGGCTTTGGGAAAAGCGGCAATGAAGATTGGCGAACTTATTATGCTTGCAACTAATCTTCAGCCTTTCCTTATGGGAATTGCAGTATCAGTTCTTGTTGGAATTGCACTTACACTTCCTATATCATCAGCAGCGATATGTGCTGCATTTGGACTTACTGGGCTTGCAGGCGGAGCAGCAGTTGCAGGCTGCTGTGCGCAGATGGTTGGATTTGCAGTTATGTCATTTAAGGAGAACCGATGGGGAGGACTTGTTTCTCAGGGAATTGGTACATCAATGCTTCAGATGGGAAATATAATTAAGAATCCGAGAATATGGATTGCACCGATAGTTACATCTGCAATTACAGGTCCTATGGCAACATGCCTGTTCAAGCTGCAGATGAATGGCACTCCGGTATCATCTGGTATGGGTACATGCGGACTGGTTGGACAGATAGGTGTATATTCCGGTTGGATAGCTGATATTGCTAATGGAACTAAGGCAGCAATTACAGGATTTGACTGGGCTGGAATGATTCTTATATCATTCATTCTTCCGGCAGTGATATGTCCGCTTATTAATATGCTTCTTAAAAAGATTGGCTGGGTTAAAGATGGAGATATGAAGCTTTCTTGA